The Miscanthus floridulus cultivar M001 chromosome 7, ASM1932011v1, whole genome shotgun sequence genome includes a region encoding these proteins:
- the LOC136467912 gene encoding ATPase 8, plasma membrane-type-like codes for MASISLEDVRNETVDLETVPVQEVFQHLKCSKQGLSSAEGENRLKIFGPNKLEEKTENKLLKFLGFMWNPLSWVMEAAAIMAIVLANGGGKPPDWQDFVGIVVLLFINSTISFIEENNAGNAAAALMAGLAPKTKVLRDGKWKEEDASILVPGDIISIKLGDIIPADARLLEGDPLKVDQAALTGESLPVNKHPGQGVFSGSTVKQGEIEAVVIATGVHTFFGKAAHLVDSTNNVGHFQLVLTAIGNFCIISIAVGMVIEIIVMYPIQHRAYRDGIDNLLVLLIGGIPIAMPTVLSVTMAIGSHRLSQQGAITKRMTAIEEMAGMDVLCSDKTGTLTLNKLTVDKTLIEVCGKGVDKDMGLLYAARASRVENQDAIDTCIVGMLADPKEARAGIKEVHFLPFNPVEKRTAITYVDGNGNWHRVSKGAPEQIIELCRMSKDAEKKIHALIDGYADRGLRSLGVSYQQVPEKSKESAGEPWQFIGLLPLFDPPRHDSAETIRRALHLGVNVKMITGDQLAIGKETARRLGMGSNMYPSTTLLGDNKTGEMGGLNIDELIEKADGFAGVFPEHKYEIVKRLQDRKHICGMTGDGVNDAPALKKADIGIAVDDATDAARSASDIVLTEPGLSVIVSAVLTSRAIFQRMKNYTIYAVSITIRIVLGFLLVALVWKFDFAPFMVLIIAILNDGTIMTISKDRVKPSPTPDSWKLKEIFATGIVLGTYMALATALFFYLAHDTDFFTKTFGVRSIKENDKEVMAALYLQVSIISQALIFVTRSRSWSFVERPGALLVIAFLAAQLVATCIAVYANWEFCKMQGIGWGWGGAIWVFSIVTYFPLDVLKFAIRYALSGKAWSNINNKTAFTNRTDYGRGEREAQWATAQRTLHGLNQATATSDLFGDNQGCRELSELAEQAAKRAEVARLRELHTLKGHVESVVKLKGLDIDTINQSYTV; via the exons ATGGCGTCCATCTCCCTCGAGGACGTCCGCAACGAGACCGTCGACCTC GAGACCGTCCCGGTGCAGGAGGTGTTCCAGCACCTGAAATGCAGCAAGCAGGGGCTCTCCAGCGCGGAGGGCGAGAACCGGCTCAAGATCTTCGGGCCCAACAAGCTGGAGGAGAAGACGGAGAACAAGCTCCTCAAGTTCCTGGGCTTCATGTGGAACCCGCTCTCCTGGGTCATGGAGGCCGCCGCCATCATGGCCATCGTGCTCGCCAACGGCGGCGGGAAGCCGCCGGACTGGCAGGACTTCGTCGGCATCGTCGTCCTCCTCTTCATCAACTCCACCATCAGCTTCATCGAGGAGAACAACGCCGGCAACGCGGCGGCCGCGCTCATGGCGGGCCTCGCGCCCAAGACCAAGGTGCTCAGGGACGGTAAGTGGAAGGAGGAGGACGCGTCCATCCTCGTGCCCGGGGACATCATCAGCATCAAGCTCGGTGACATCATCCCCGCCGATGCCAGGCTGCTGGAGGGCGACCCGCTCAAGGTCGACCAGGCGGCGCTCACGGGCGAATCGTTGCCGGTCAACAAGCACCCGGGGCAGGGTGTCTTCTCGGGCTCCACGGTGAAGCAGGGCGAGATCGAGGCCGTCGTCATCGCCACCGGCGTGCACACCTTCTTCGGCAAGGCGGCGCACCTGGTGGACAGCACCAACAACGTGGGCCACTTCCAGCTCGTGCTCACGGCCATCGGCAACTTCTGCATCATCTCCATCGCCGTCGGGATGGTCATCGAGATCATCGTCATGTACCCGATCCAGCACCGCGCGTACCGCGACGGCATCGACAACCTCCTCGTCCTGCTCATCGGCGGCATCCCCATCGCCATGCCCACCGTGCTGTCGGTCACCATGGCCATCGGTTCCCACCGCCTGTCCCAGCAGGGCGCCATCACCAAGCGCATGACCGCCATCGAGGAGATGGCTGGAATGGACGTGCTGTGCAGCGACAAGACCGGCACACTCACCCTCAACAAGCTCACCGTCGACAAGACCCTCATCGAGGTGTGCGGCAAGGGCGTCGACAAGGACATGGGTCTCCTCTACGCCGCCAGGGCCTCCCGCGTCGAGAACCAGGACGCCATCGACACCTGCATCGTCGGCATGCTTGCCGACCCCAAGGAGGCCCGCGCCGGCATCAAGGAGGTCCATTTCCTCCCCTTCAACCCCGTGGAGAAGCGCACGGCCATCACCTACGTCGACGGCAACGGCAACTGGCACAGGGTCAGCAAAGGCGCCCCCGAGCAGATCATCGAGCTGTGCCGGATGAGCAAGGACGCTGAGAAGAAGATCCACGCCCTCATCGACGGCTACGCCGACCGCGGCCTCCGCTCCCTGGGCGTGTCGTACCAGCAGGTCCCCGAGAAGAGCAAGGAGAGCGCCGGCGAGCCGTGGCAGTTCATCGGCCTCCTGCCGCTGTTCGACCCGCCGCGGCACGACAGCGCGGAGACCATCCGCCGCGCGCTCCACCTGGGCGTGAACGTGAAGATGATCACCGGCGACCAGCTGGCCATCGGCAAGGAGACGGCGCGGCGCCTTGGCATGGGCAGCAACATGTACCCGTCCACCACCCTGCTGGGCGACAACAAGACCGGCGAGATGGGCGGTCTGAACATCGACGAGCTGATCGAGAAGGCGGACGGGTTCGCGGGGGTGTTCCCCGAGCACAAGTACGAGATCGTCAAGCGGCTGCAGGACCGGAAGCACATCTGCGGCATGACCGGCGATGGCGTGAACGACGCGCCGGCGTTGAAGAAGGCGGACATCGGCATCGCGGTGGACGACGCGACGGACGCGGCCCGGAGCGCGTCGGACATCGTGCTGACGGAGCCCGGGCTGAGCGTGATCGTGAGCGCCGTGCTCACCAGCCGCGCCATCTTCCAGCGCATGAAGAACTACACCATCTACGCCGTGTCCATCACCATCCGCATCGTGCTGGGCTTCCTGCTCGTCGCGCTCGTCTGGAAGTTTGACTTCGCGCCATTCATGGTGCTCATCATCGCCATCCTCAACGACGGCACCATCATGACCATCTCCAAGGACCGCGTGAAGCCGTCGCCGACGCCCGACTCGTGGAAGCTCAAGGAGATCTTCGCCACGGGAATCGTGCTCGGCACCTACATGGCGCTCGCCACGGCGCTCTTCTTCTACCTCGCGCACGACACCGACTTCTTCACCAAGACCTTCGGCGTGCGGTCCATCAAGGAGAACGACAAGGAGGTGATGGCGGCGCTGTACCTGCAAGTGAGCATCATCAGCCAGGCGCTCATCTTCGTGACACGGTCCCGGAGCTGGTCCTTCGTGGAGCGGCCCGGCGCGCTGCTGGTGATCGCCTTCCTGGCGGCGCAGCTGGTGGCGACGTGCATCGCCGTGTACGCCAACTGGGAGTTCTGCAAGATGCAGGGCATCGGCTGGGGCTGGGGCGGCGCCATCTGGGTGTTCAGCATCGTCACCTACTTCCCGCTGGACGTGCTCAAGTTCGCCATCCGCTACGCGCTCTCCGGCAAGGCCTGGAGCAACATCAACAACAAGACGGCCTTCACCAACCGCACCGACTACGGCAGGGGAGAGCGGGAGGCGCAGTGGGCCACGGCGCAGAGGACGCTGCACGGCCTCAACCaggccaccgccacctccgacCTCTTCGGAGACAACCAGGGCTGCCGCGAGCTGTCGGAGCTCGCCGAGCAGGCCGCCAAGCGCGCCGAGGTGGCCCGGCTCAGGGAGCTGCACACGCTCAAGGGGCACGTCGAGTCCGTCGTCAAGCTCAAGGGCCTCGACATTGACACCATTAATCAGAGCTACACCGTGTAA